The following coding sequences lie in one Mercenaria mercenaria strain notata chromosome 5, MADL_Memer_1, whole genome shotgun sequence genomic window:
- the LOC123559017 gene encoding uncharacterized protein LOC123559017 — MTRFAAVIRTNMTPTKCPENFLKSFSDYLSKEFKICKENVILELHTNVTLLRGGSFENAMNIDIHHNSDKVTKCTKKSVAEEIADFIHGELDIAKDRVLVLFFDTRRCT, encoded by the exons aTGACGAGGTTTGCGGCTGTAATCCGGACAAATATGACACCGACAAAGTGTCCGGAAAACTTTCTAAAGTCCTTCTCCGACTACCTTTCAAAGGagtttaaaatttgcaaagag AACGTTATTCTCGAACTTCACACCAATGTTACATTGCTCCGAGGTGGTAGCTTTGAAAACGCCATGAATATTGATATCCATCATAACTCGGACAAGGTCACCAAATGTACCAAAAAGAGTGTTGCCGAGGAAATCGCCGATTTCATACATGGTGAACTGGATATTGCTAAAGACAG AGTTCTTGTCTTGTTCTTCGATACAAGGAGATGCACGTGA
- the LOC123559016 gene encoding uncharacterized protein LOC123559016, giving the protein MATDGNKSQMLRGGHETFYEFSCTLCDGEGKHVEADRYCKECLVYMCYSCVQNHNRFPLNKRHLMLSQSRFVEVANTAPLVSFPTKRCTKHHGELINIFCGNHNVVCCSVCKALEHNLCVETKHLPDAAKGIQVSTEYTDIKNEMEAFLSDVNAVLLDRKTDIKRLAEDKEKVKQVIGDFRKKVDKHFENLERKAFDVMREKQKELVSNIDRDVRYLNGMKTEAEDTLKQLESFQSQNESELFVYVKEGKQLLKNGKERVREIARTLHKQTIHFEVSSKIEEYLQSLDTLGSFSGYTLSEYSVPPPQIYTESYCQTARKFGQFNVKETSDLGTCSIRDICFLHDNSILITDDTNMKLKRLNQSYELIDSVKLPDDCYYVCSVCPGKAAVFPMFYGEVQFVSVGKKMTLTKSFCVRNVSGGITCIDDKMYVCCGSDEDPDTACVEVYTHNGEWLYSIPQKPQHLRSAPRRITSIDDGHYLFVTSCHSDSITTLDLAGNAVNTFSHDMLDSPEGMCRNDKGQLFVCDGNNNTIVLFSPKHQKIEVILKEADGIKDPLGICYDQEHSRLLIGCRHKDELIVFSL; this is encoded by the exons ATGGCTACTGACGGAAATAAATCGCAAATGCTACGTGGCGGACATGAAACTTTCTATGAATTTTCTTGTACGCTTTGTGATGGTGAAGGAAAGCATGTCGAAGCAGATCGATACTGTAAAGAATGTCTCGTTTACATGTGTTACTCATGCGTGCAAAATCACAACAGGTTTCCTTTGAACAAGAGACATCTGATGTTGAGTCAGAGCCGATTTGTGGAAGTAGCTAACACAGCACCACTTGTGTCGTTTCCAACAAAAAGATGTACTAAACATCATGGAGAACTTATTAATATCTTTTGTGGAAACCATAATGTCGTCTGCTGTAGTGTATGTAAAGCGTTAGAACACAA TTTGTGTGTTGAAACAAAGCATCTACCAGATGCCGCGAAAGGTATACAGGTCAGTACAGAGTATACAGATATCAAAAACGAAATGGAAGCTTTTCTTTCTGATGTCAACGCAGTACTTCTTGACCGAAAAACAGATATCAAACGCTTGGCCGAAGACAAGGAAAAGGTTAAACAAGTCATCGGTGATTTCCGTAAAAAGGTAgataaacactttgaaaatcttgaaaGAAAAGCGTTTGATGTGATGAGAGAGAAACAGAAAGAGCTTGTGAGTAACATCGACCGAGATGTAAGATATCTTAATGGAATGAAGACAGAAGCCGAGGATACGTTAAAACAACTTGAATCATTCCAAAGTCAAAATGAAAGTGAActttttgtttatgtaaaagaAGGCAAGCAGTTGTTGAAGAATGGCAAAGAAAGGGTTCGTGAGATTGCTAGAACACTGCACAAACAAACGATTCATTTCGAGGTGTCTTCAAAGATTGAAGAATACTTACAGTCACTAGATACGCTTGGTTCATTTTCAGGCTACACTTTGTCTGAGTATTCTGTACCGCCGCCGCAGATATATACAGAAAGTTATTGCCAGACTGCACGAAAGTTTGGCCAATTTAATGTTAAAGAAACGTCAGACTTGGGTACATGTTCCATCCGTGACATTTGTTTCTTACATGATAACAGTATTCTTATCACGGATGACACCAACATGAAGCTTAAAAGATTAAATCAATCATACGAATTGATTGACTCAGTAAAATTACCCGATGATTGCTACTATGTATGTAGTGTTTGTCCCGGTAAGGCCGCAGTGTTTCCTATGTTCTACGGAGAAGTTCAATTTGTTTCAGTTGGAAAGAAAATGACATTGACAAAGTCATTTTGTGTGAGAAATGTTAGTGGAGGAATTACTTGTATTGATGACAAAATGTATGTCTGTTGTGGAAGTGACGAGGATCCTGATACTGCCTGTGTAGAAGTATATACACACAATGGGGAATGGCTATACTCCATTCCACAGAAGCCACAGCATTTACGTTCAGCTCCGAGAAGAATCACATCCATCGACGACGGTCATTATCTCTTCGTAACAAGTTGCCATAGCGATAGCATAACTACGTTAGATCTAGCTGGTAATGCCGTCAACACTTTCAGCCACGACATGTTGGACTCACCAGAAGGAATGTGTAGAAATGACAAAGGACAATTGTTTGTATGTGACGGAAACAACAACACAATTGTTCTCTTTTCACCCAAGCACCAGAAAATAGAAGTGATTTTGAAAGAAGCAGATGGCATTAAAGATCCGCTGGGAATTTGCTATGACCAGGAACACTCAAGACTTCTTATTGGGTGTCGTCACAAGGACGAACTAATAGTCTTTAGTCTCTAA
- the LOC123559015 gene encoding complement C1q-like protein 2: protein MLSFLMVKEQLRSKMVFLLLLYMTWITSVESNQKNRHFGDIGRVPADNEPIIRELIKRVEVLEARDVTHTQVLEELEKKHRKEIDELKLELANQKHEITILRKKSAGRSRLIAILMRRTKPCVESCVTGSEETGSDIQNLSDESKVNRIRRSMNEAKIAFTAGLTHTFSHAGAHQNIVFDHVETNTGNGYNPHNGVFTAPVSGLYLFYTSVLADNNREVWCQVVVNGKNKGSAYARGTDGRHDQGSQAIIVQLQQGDDVAVQNVAADDAIYGSDGIYSTFSGFLLQQDYSQNIVG, encoded by the exons ATGTTGTCATTTCTAATGGTAAAAGAACAGTTAAGGAGTAAAATGGTTTTCTTGCTATTATTATATATGACCTGGATAACTTCCGTAGAATCAAATCAGAAGAACAGGCATTTCGGCGACATCGGAAGGGTTCCGGCTGACAACGAACCAATTATTCGGGAATTAATTAAGCGTGTTGAGGTTCTCGAAGCACGTGACGTGACTCATACGCAAGTACTCGAAGAACTGGAAAAGAAACATAGAAAGGAAATTGATGAACTCAAGCTAGAACTTGCCAATCAAAAGCATGAAATTACTATTTTACGCAAGAAGAGCGCTGGACGTAGTCGTCTGATAGCAATACTAATGCGACGCACGAAGCCGTGTGTCGAGTCGTGTGTTACCGGGTCGGAAGAGACTGGAAGCGATATTCAGAATCTCTCTGATGAAAGTAAAG TCAACAGAATTCGACGATCCATGAATGAGGCGAAGATTGCGTTCACAGCTGGTCTAACACACACGTTCTCTCATGCCGGCGCACACCAAAACATAGTATTCGATCACGTGGAAACTAACACAGGAAACGGCTACAATCCTCATAATGGAGTGTTTACTGCACCAGTTTCAGGACTTTATTTGTTCTATACATCCGTCCTGGCTGATAACAACCGCGAGGTTTGGTGCCAAGTTGTCGTCAATGGGAAGAATAAAGGGTCCGCGTACGCACGTGGTACAGATGGTCGACATGATCAAGGAAGCCAAGCAATAATTGTTCAGCTTCAACAAGGAGATGATGTCGCTGTACAAAATGTTGCTGCTGACGACGCAATTTATGGCAGTGATGGAATCTATTCGACGTTTTCTGGGTTTCTTTTGCAGCAAGATTATTCCCAAAACATTGTTGGataa
- the LOC123558399 gene encoding beta-1,3-galactosyltransferase 1-like — protein MMKKFKIRFVVIILMILVIIFMILPYVCYTDTRMRTKDNCGVSRLNLIIAKPYTENAEYSIKRVGTVETETYRKYDFQRELELEKRERFERRKDELLYRLERSKARVFDKSIDIGEPFPAVADEMAKVQGYYNLSDKKMTILNSKYLIESKSICSETPELMVLVPSVPTNENVRSAIRKTYGLIAHYTPSDLLNYGMEHPVKIAFLLGRSPNHSVEIDVINEQERYKDIVQVDFVDSYYNLTLKILYGFKWVSTFCKGVKYVLKSDEDVFVNVKLLLAELKTYRVSPRGSVFGFIHSTSFGLRVLKTGKWGVSEAEYPLRRYPPYAQGTSYTLTGDLIPKIVETAQHLPYLHIEDAFITGIIAGKILGANLERMSGNSYWSDTIPDPCEFVKTERVSQTNMVPSLMYKTWKALLSPDTVCANVTYHPRMHRYNWRIKSQFIKP, from the coding sequence ATgatgaagaaatttaaaattagatTTGTAGTTATAATACTAATGattcttgtaattatttttatgattCTACCGTATGTGTGTTATACTGACACGCGCATGCGCACTAAAGACAATTGTGGTGTAAGCCGTCTGAATTTGATAATTGCAAAACCTTATACAGAAAATGCAGAATATTCTATAAAGAGAGTCGGAACCGTGGAAACAGAGACATATCGGAAATACGATTTTCAACGTGAACTAGAGTTAGAAAAGAGGGAACGTTTTGAAAGACGGAAGGATGAACTTTTGTATAGACTTGAACGAAGTAAAGCGCGAGTGTTTGACAAAAGTATTGACATTGGTGAACCATTTCCGGCTGTAGCGGATGAAATGGCCAAAGTGCAGGGTTACTATAATTTGTCGGACAAGAAAATGACGATATTAAATTCCAAATATCTGATTGAAAGCAAATCTATCTGCTCAGAGACGCCTGAACTAATGGTTTTAGTTCCATCAGTTCCAACAAATGAAAATGTTCGTTCTGCCATTAGGAAAACGTATGGGTTAATTGCCCATTACACACCGTCGGATTTACTTAACTATGGAATGGAACATCCTGTAAAAATAGCGTTCCTTCTTGGCAGAAGTCCAAATCATTCAGTTGAAATTGATGTAATAAATGAACAGGAAAGATATAAGGATATCGTCCAGGTAGATTTCGTAGACTCGTATTATAATCTAACCCTGAAAATTTTATACGGTTTCAAGTGGGTAAGCACATTTTGTAAAGGTGTGAAATATGTGTTGAAATCAGACGAAGACGTATTTGTTAATGTAAAATTACTTCTAGCCGAGCTGAAAACCTATCGTGTCTCTCCAAGAGGGTCTgtatttggatttattcattcaACATCTTTTGGCCTGAGAGTATTAAAAACTGGGAAATGGGGTGTCAGTGAAGCGGAGTATCCATTGCGTAGGTACCCGCCGTATGCCCAAGGAACGTCATATACATTGACAGGTGACTTGATTCCAAAGATTGTAGAAACAGCCCAGCATTTACCGTATTTGCATATTGAGGACGCTTTTATTACAGGTATAATAGCCGGTAAAATTCTTGGTGCAAATCTTGAACGTATGAGTGGAAACTCATATTGGTCGGATACGATCCCGGACCCATGTGAATTTGTCAAAACAGAGCGTGTTTCACAGACCAATATGGTACCATCATTAATGTATAAGACATGGAAAGCTCTACTATCTCCTGATACTGTGTGTGCTAATGTAACATATCATCCTAGAATGCATCGTTATAACTGGCGTATAAAATCGCAGTTTATAAAACCTTGA
- the LOC123559014 gene encoding complement C1q tumor necrosis factor-related protein 3-like, producing the protein MYKSLKNWKEAIEKEIDELKQELTNQKDEIKSLHKKSIGQDRLISRLLRRTKARAGSSAPASEDNVEEVQKISVQSNVNRIKRSMNKATVAFTAGLTHIFDHAGVRQNIVFDHVETNLGNGYNPHHGVFTAPVSGLYVFYSSILADMDREVWCRIVVNGNNKASVNARGTNGRYDQGSQAIDVQLQQGDDVSVQNAAADDSIYGDAKIYSTFSGFLLQQDVS; encoded by the exons ATGTACAAGTCCTTGAAGAACTGGAAAGAAGCCAtagaaaaagaaattgatgaaCTTAAGCAAGAGCTTACCAATCAAAAGgatgaaataaaaagtttgcACAAGAAGAGTATCGGACAAGACCGCCTGATATCCAGACTACTGCGGCGTACGAAGGCACGTGCTGGGTCGTCTGCTCCAGCCTCTGAAGACAACGTGGAAGAGGTTCAGAAGATATCTGTTCAAAGTAATG tgaacagAATTAAGCGATCCATGAATAAGGCGACGGTTGCGTTCACAGCTGGTCTAACACACATTTTTGACCATGCCGGCGTTCGACAAAACATAGTATTCGATCACGTGGAGACTAACCTTGGAAACGGCTACAATCCTCATCATGGCGTGTTCACTGCACCAGTTTCAGGACTATATGTATTTTATTCATCCATTCTGGCCGATATGGATCGAGAAGTTTGGTGCCGAATAGTCGTGAATGGGAATAATAAAGCGTCAGTGAATGCACGTGGGACAAATGGTCGGTATGATCAAGGAAGCCAGGCGATAGATGTTCAGCTTCAACAAGGAGATGATGTCTCTGTGCAAAACGCAGCGGCTGATGATTCCATTTACGGGGACGCGAAAATTTACTCAACGTTTTCCGGATTTCTTCTACAGCAAGACGTTTCTTAA
- the LOC123559013 gene encoding uncharacterized protein LOC123559013, with product YVILHFVWIASLEANQKDYPFGDIVNSPTANDRIIQDLIKRVEVLEARDRSHVQVLEQLERSHKKEIDELKQELTNQKDEIKILRKKSIGQDRMISRLMRHMKVPAGSSAPDSEDIGDKVQQISVESKVNRIRRGENEVAVAFTAGLTHTFSHAGAHQNIVFDHVETNTGNGYNPHHGVFTAPVSGLYLFYTSVLADHNRIIWCQIVINGKNKASAYARGTDGRHDQGSQAIIVQLQQGDDVAVQNLDADDSIYGDQYIYSTFSGFLLQQDFSQSGSIVG from the exons tatgttatattacatTTTGTCTGGATAGCATCCTTGGAGGCTAACCAGAAGGATTACCCATTCGGAGACATAGTGAACAGTCCAACTGCAAACGATCGTATTATTCAGGATCTCATTAAGCGTGTGGAGGTTCTCGAAGCACGTGACAGGAGTCATGTACAAGTCCTCGAACAACTGGAAAGAAGccataaaaaagaaattgatgaacTTAAGCAAGAGCTTACCAATCAAAAGgatgaaatcaaaattttacgCAAGAAGAGCATCGGACAAGATCGTATGATATCCAGATTAATGCGGCATATGAAAGTACCTGCTGGGTCGTCTGCTCCAGATTCTGAAGACATCGGGGACAAGGTTCAGCAAATATCTGTTGAAAGTAAAG TCAACAGAATTCGACGAGGCGAAAATGAAGTGGCGGTTGCGTTCACAGCTGGCCTAACACATACGTTCTCTCATGCCGGCGCACACCAAAACATAGTATTCGATCACGTGGAAACTAACACAGGAAACGGCTATAATCCACATCATGGAGTGTTCACTGCACCAGTTTCAGGACTATATTTGTTCTACACATCCGTGCTGGCTGATCACAACCGCATAATTTGGTGCCAAATTGTCATCAATGGGAAGAATAAAGCCAGCGCGTACGCACGTGGGACAGATGGTCGACACGATCAAGGAAGCCAAGCAATAATTGTTCAGCTTCAACAAGGAGATGATGTCGCTGTTCAGAATCTTGACGCTGATGATTCCATTTACGGTGACCAGTACATCTATTCAACTTTTTCTGGATTTCTTCTACAGCAAGATTTTTCTCAGTCTGGCAGTATTGTTGGATGA